In a single window of the Ruminococcus albus 7 = DSM 20455 genome:
- a CDS encoding flavodoxin, which produces MNTIVIFFSRADENYFGGSMKYVEVGNTEIAVGHITELTGFDSFKLEMVQPYSADYMTCIDEAKAHLRGNARPELKDIPDISGYDNIILAYPNYWGTAPMAVFTFLESADLSGKTIYPLCTNEGSGLGKSVSDIKKYANVGEGLSLSGSGVKNAKPMIEKWLKNNGLI; this is translated from the coding sequence ATGAACACTATCGTTATTTTCTTTTCAAGAGCCGATGAGAACTATTTCGGCGGTTCGATGAAGTATGTGGAGGTCGGCAACACCGAGATCGCAGTCGGACATATCACAGAACTGACAGGCTTTGACAGCTTCAAGCTTGAAATGGTGCAGCCATATTCCGCAGACTACATGACCTGTATTGACGAAGCAAAGGCGCATCTCAGAGGAAATGCACGTCCCGAACTAAAAGATATACCCGATATTTCAGGTTATGATAACATCATTCTTGCCTATCCGAACTACTGGGGAACTGCTCCGATGGCGGTGTTCACGTTCCTTGAAAGCGCTGATCTTTCGGGCAAAACGATCTATCCGCTTTGCACCAACGAGGGCAGCGGACTCGGAAAGAGCGTTTCTGATATAAAGAAGTACGCAAATGTCGGTGAGGGACTTTCCCTTTCCGGAAGCGGAGTTAAAAATGCAAAGCCCATGATCGAAAAGTGGCTGAAAAATAACGGACTTATCTGA